In Carnobacterium sp. CP1, the following are encoded in one genomic region:
- a CDS encoding acyltransferase family protein: MGYNRNIDIIKGLAILFVILIHSFFDQTLLSIGGPFYIHQAVPLFLIITGYNHTMSYERNGQQTLAELYQPNLLLKKLSRILLPAVVAYIFQFIIAPFIGREANVFFYLAGRGGYGGYFVSIMIQIVFFLPFLFYLAKKNHQLMLVLSFTFNLVFELASDFFNLPPFLYRLLFFRYLFAISLGIWYFFVQKDEKSLKFIKIGALLSIPYLILVHYFNYEVPLYSFGTAWKGQDPLTFFYPLYLFHLGLTYLPKLKWNRVYEGLAQLGKKSYHIFIVQMVYFWMSASFINKTEWLFPLDLLVCITIGIGYYHLEAAYLKHKKEKALSR, translated from the coding sequence TTGGGATACAACCGAAACATTGATATTATCAAAGGACTGGCTATCCTTTTTGTGATTTTAATTCACAGTTTTTTTGACCAAACACTTTTGTCTATTGGTGGACCTTTTTACATTCATCAAGCCGTTCCACTTTTTCTCATCATTACCGGATACAACCATACGATGTCTTATGAACGTAATGGCCAACAAACGTTAGCTGAACTTTATCAGCCCAATTTGCTTTTGAAAAAGTTAAGCCGCATATTGCTACCCGCAGTGGTTGCTTACATCTTTCAGTTTATTATCGCTCCTTTTATTGGAAGAGAAGCAAATGTTTTCTTTTACTTAGCAGGTCGCGGCGGATATGGAGGATATTTTGTTTCTATCATGATTCAAATCGTTTTCTTTTTGCCGTTTCTTTTTTACTTAGCAAAAAAAAACCACCAGTTAATGTTGGTGCTAAGCTTTACGTTTAATTTGGTTTTTGAATTAGCAAGTGATTTCTTCAATTTACCTCCATTCCTTTATAGATTGCTTTTCTTCCGTTACCTTTTTGCTATTTCATTAGGAATTTGGTATTTCTTTGTTCAAAAAGACGAAAAAAGCTTAAAATTCATCAAAATTGGCGCTTTGTTGAGCATACCATATCTTATTCTGGTACATTACTTCAATTATGAAGTTCCTTTATATTCATTTGGCACTGCTTGGAAAGGTCAAGATCCATTGACATTCTTTTATCCTTTATACTTATTTCACTTAGGTTTGACTTATTTGCCAAAATTGAAATGGAATCGGGTTTACGAAGGATTAGCTCAATTAGGAAAAAAATCGTATCATATCTTTATTGTTCAAATGGTCTATTTTTGGATGTCCGCTTCTTTTATCAACAAAACCGAATGGTTGTTTCCGCTAGACCTATTGGTGTGTATCACCATCGGTATTGGGTATTATCACTTAGAAGCCGCCTATTTAAAACACAAAAAAGAAAAAGCCCTTTCTCGTTGA
- the deoC gene encoding deoxyribose-phosphate aldolase — MTTIANMIDHTALKPGVTKEDIIKLTTEAKEYGFYSVCVNPTWVELSAKELKGSPVEVCTVIGFPLGANTTAVKVAETKDAIDNGATEVDMVINIGALKEKDNEKVLSDISQVVAAAKGKALVKVIIEACLLTEEEKVRACELAVQAGTDYVKTSTGFSTGGATKEDIALMRKTVGTEVGVKASGGIHSKADVEQMIKAGASRIGASAGVAIVSE, encoded by the coding sequence ATGACTACTATAGCGAACATGATCGACCACACAGCCTTGAAACCAGGTGTAACAAAAGAGGATATTATTAAACTGACTACAGAAGCGAAAGAATACGGCTTCTATTCCGTTTGTGTCAACCCAACATGGGTAGAACTTTCAGCGAAAGAATTAAAAGGTTCTCCTGTTGAAGTCTGTACCGTCATTGGTTTTCCGTTAGGTGCTAATACCACTGCTGTAAAAGTAGCTGAGACGAAAGATGCAATCGACAATGGCGCAACTGAAGTAGATATGGTGATCAATATTGGTGCATTGAAAGAAAAAGATAATGAAAAAGTATTATCCGATATCAGTCAAGTTGTTGCAGCAGCAAAAGGGAAAGCACTAGTGAAAGTTATTATTGAAGCTTGTTTACTAACAGAAGAAGAAAAAGTACGGGCTTGTGAATTGGCTGTCCAAGCGGGTACAGATTATGTGAAAACATCGACAGGTTTTTCAACTGGCGGAGCAACAAAAGAAGACATCGCTTTGATGAGAAAAACGGTCGGAACAGAAGTCGGAGTTAAAGCCTCTGGCGGCATCCATTCAAAAGCAGATGTAGAACAAATGATTAAAGCAGGTGCATCAAGAATTGGTGCAAGTGCCGGCGTGGCAATTGTTTCAGAATAA
- the ald gene encoding alanine dehydrogenase: MKIGIPKEIKNNENRVAISPAGVYSLVEGGHEVLIEESAGNTAGFADAEYTESGAKIIKNAADVWAADMVIKVKEPLPEEFAYFREGLILFTYLHLAAAKELTETLMEKGVIGIGYETMEKDGALPLLTPMSQVAGRMAVQIGAQFLENTYGGKGILLGGTPGVSTGNVVIIGGGVSGTHAAKMAVGLGANVTILDVNPTRLAQLGNIFGNSVTTLMSNEFNIQEQVKTADLVIGAVLIPGSKAPTLVTEAMVEQMEAGSVIVDIAVDQGGIVETADKVTTHDAPVYTRHGVLHYAVANMPGAVAKTSTMALTNVTIPYALEIANKGVNKAAEENPTVYGGINVMNHKLTKKEVAQSLEMDYVEASTFFK; this comes from the coding sequence ATGAAAATCGGTATACCTAAAGAAATCAAAAACAATGAAAATCGAGTGGCCATTTCACCGGCTGGTGTTTATAGTTTGGTAGAAGGCGGACATGAAGTTTTGATTGAAGAATCGGCAGGTAATACAGCAGGTTTTGCTGACGCTGAATATACAGAGTCTGGAGCAAAAATTATAAAGAATGCAGCGGATGTTTGGGCTGCAGATATGGTCATCAAAGTAAAAGAACCTTTACCTGAAGAATTCGCTTATTTCCGTGAGGGACTAATCCTATTCACTTACTTGCACTTAGCGGCTGCTAAAGAATTAACGGAAACGTTAATGGAAAAAGGAGTCATCGGAATTGGATACGAAACGATGGAAAAAGATGGCGCATTGCCGCTTCTAACGCCAATGAGTCAAGTTGCCGGTCGAATGGCCGTTCAAATCGGGGCACAATTTTTAGAAAATACGTATGGCGGAAAAGGAATCTTACTCGGTGGAACACCTGGTGTTTCAACAGGTAATGTTGTGATTATTGGTGGCGGTGTTTCTGGAACACATGCAGCTAAAATGGCTGTTGGGCTTGGCGCCAATGTAACGATCTTAGATGTGAATCCAACGCGTTTAGCGCAATTGGGCAATATTTTTGGAAACTCTGTAACGACTTTAATGTCGAATGAATTCAACATCCAAGAACAAGTCAAAACAGCAGATCTGGTTATCGGAGCGGTATTGATTCCAGGTTCTAAAGCTCCAACGCTGGTTACTGAAGCTATGGTTGAACAAATGGAAGCCGGTTCAGTTATCGTTGACATCGCGGTCGACCAAGGCGGTATTGTAGAAACAGCTGATAAAGTAACCACTCATGATGCACCAGTTTACACACGTCATGGCGTGTTGCACTACGCTGTTGCTAACATGCCAGGAGCAGTTGCGAAAACTTCAACGATGGCCTTGACAAATGTGACCATTCCTTATGCATTGGAAATCGCTAATAAAGGTGTTAATAAAGCAGCTGAAGAAAATCCAACAGTCTATGGCGGTATCAATGTCATGAACCATAAACTAACTAAAAAAGAAGTAGCACAATCATTAGAAATGGATTATGTTGAAGCCAGCACTTTTTTCAAGTAA
- a CDS encoding YihY/virulence factor BrkB family protein encodes MPATAKQASFKEKAMTWLDIIKPNWERAEVSSNAAELAYFILLSLAPVLLVAANIIPFLPISAEEILPYLKTALPGDIYNVVQPMLIDFLSNTNGGVISIGLITSLWSASKAFNAAQVVLNDVYGVEKRKNFIIVRVVSFLINLAIVAVVGVIMFAFVFGEQILHFVESLLHVKLTLIETILSFRWLVLLVVLIVVLTLIYYLLPNHSLSIKYAIPGAIFATAGWLILSQGFSLYVKYAGGAATGSGTFGVFIVLMLWLYLSATVLLLGAFINTIYYQYRNGKTVTQAKQEKEAAGAGKTEKDYLMDSAERQRKKLTKVKPVIEQEER; translated from the coding sequence ATGCCAGCAACTGCAAAACAAGCTTCTTTTAAAGAAAAGGCAATGACGTGGTTAGATATTATCAAACCCAATTGGGAACGAGCCGAAGTATCTTCGAATGCAGCAGAACTTGCTTACTTTATTTTACTTTCATTAGCCCCGGTTTTACTGGTTGCAGCTAATATTATCCCTTTCTTGCCCATCAGTGCAGAAGAAATTTTGCCTTATTTAAAGACAGCATTGCCAGGAGATATCTATAATGTTGTTCAACCGATGTTGATTGATTTTTTAAGCAACACAAATGGTGGTGTCATCTCTATTGGGTTGATCACGTCACTTTGGTCAGCCAGTAAAGCGTTTAATGCTGCTCAAGTCGTTTTGAATGACGTTTACGGTGTCGAGAAGAGAAAGAATTTCATTATTGTTCGAGTAGTCTCATTTCTAATCAACTTAGCAATCGTGGCTGTTGTAGGGGTAATCATGTTTGCCTTCGTTTTTGGTGAACAAATTCTGCATTTTGTAGAAAGTTTGCTGCATGTCAAACTTACTTTGATTGAAACGATCCTTAGTTTTCGATGGTTGGTTTTATTAGTCGTACTCATAGTCGTACTGACATTGATTTACTACTTGCTGCCGAACCATTCGTTATCGATCAAATACGCTATTCCAGGTGCAATTTTCGCTACAGCAGGCTGGTTGATCCTTTCTCAAGGGTTCTCATTATACGTGAAATACGCAGGGGGAGCTGCTACAGGCAGCGGGACATTTGGAGTATTTATTGTATTGATGTTGTGGCTTTATTTATCAGCGACGGTCTTATTGTTGGGAGCATTCATCAATACCATTTACTACCAGTACCGCAATGGAAAAACAGTCACACAAGCAAAACAAGAAAAAGAAGCAGCTGGAGCCGGCAAAACGGAAAAAGATTATTTGATGGATTCAGCAGAGAGACAACGAAAGAAACTGACAAAAGTAAAACCAGTGATCGAACAAGAAGAACGCTAA
- a CDS encoding sugar-binding transcriptional regulator has product MENKEKEQFSIEVARLYYESDYSQQEIANKLGISRPTVSRLLKSAKDKGYVQIKITDPFSDLAGLGTALRNKYDLLEAHIVFSPESDYQSITEYLSRFAAEYLEETIQDGTTIGVSWGTTMYEIARKIAPKNVNGIEVVQLKGGISHSKVNTYANETISLFAKAFQTTPINLPLPVIFDNVATKELVEQDRHIQHIIEKGRQATVAVFTVGTVRENALLFRLGYFDKKEMKQLKENAVGDICSRFFDKTGKISNDKINNRTIGIDLEELKHKEKSILVAGGHRKIQAIDGALKGKYANVLITDQFTAKELLDKKD; this is encoded by the coding sequence ATGGAAAATAAAGAAAAAGAGCAATTCAGTATCGAAGTAGCGAGACTGTATTACGAATCCGATTATAGCCAACAAGAAATTGCCAATAAATTAGGTATCTCTAGACCAACAGTTTCACGATTACTGAAAAGCGCCAAAGATAAAGGGTATGTTCAAATCAAAATAACGGATCCTTTTTCTGATTTAGCCGGGTTGGGTACGGCACTGAGAAATAAATATGATCTATTAGAAGCTCATATTGTTTTTTCGCCAGAATCAGATTATCAAAGCATCACAGAATATTTATCGCGCTTCGCAGCAGAATACCTAGAAGAAACCATACAGGATGGCACAACCATTGGGGTAAGCTGGGGAACAACGATGTATGAAATTGCTAGAAAAATCGCACCTAAAAATGTGAATGGAATCGAAGTCGTTCAATTAAAAGGCGGTATCAGCCATTCCAAAGTGAATACATATGCCAATGAAACCATTTCTTTATTTGCTAAAGCTTTTCAAACAACACCAATCAACCTTCCTCTTCCAGTTATTTTTGATAATGTAGCAACTAAAGAGTTAGTCGAACAAGACCGTCATATTCAACACATCATTGAAAAAGGCAGGCAAGCAACGGTAGCTGTATTTACAGTTGGAACAGTGCGAGAAAATGCGCTATTGTTTCGTCTAGGCTATTTTGATAAAAAAGAAATGAAGCAGTTGAAAGAAAATGCTGTTGGCGATATTTGTTCTCGTTTCTTTGATAAAACTGGAAAAATAAGCAATGATAAAATCAACAACCGAACGATCGGCATTGATTTAGAAGAATTAAAGCACAAAGAAAAATCCATACTTGTCGCAGGAGGCCATCGTAAAATCCAAGCAATTGACGGGGCACTAAAAGGAAAGTATGCAAATGTTTTAATTACAGATCAATTTACAGCAAAAGAATTACTGGATAAAAAAGATTAA
- a CDS encoding YwbE family protein, translated as MNGKKRADIKIGALVDIVLKKDQRTGTLTRGHVKRILTNSAQHPHGIKVMLEEENQVGRVQKIVTE; from the coding sequence ATGAATGGAAAGAAAAGAGCAGATATAAAAATTGGTGCATTGGTTGATATCGTATTGAAAAAAGACCAACGAACAGGCACATTGACAAGAGGACATGTAAAACGCATTTTGACAAACAGTGCCCAGCATCCACATGGAATCAAAGTCATGTTGGAAGAAGAAAATCAAGTCGGCCGAGTACAAAAAATCGTAACAGAATAA
- the fucP gene encoding L-fucose:H+ symporter permease, with product MEKTALIQQPDGYLNKTPIFQFILLSLLFSLWAVAASLNDILITQFKYIFDLSDFATAFVQSAFYGGYFVVAIPASVVIKKLNYKFAIITGLVFYIIGCSLFFPASHMATYSMFLVALFAVAIGLSFLETAANTYSSMIGPKEQSTLRLNISQTFYPVGAISGILLGKYLVFQEGASLEKQMALLSPAEAHVFGLEMLQHTLEPYKYMIMILIAVLILFAVTKFPTCKPEVEKEDTAAENPGILDTFRYLLGNKRFKKGILAQFLYIGMQTAVWSFTIRLALHLNPDYNERTASNFMIFGFIAFFIGKFIANFLMARFSSSKVVFAYSVIGSILLTYVALVPNMSAVYVAVVVSLLFGPCWPTIYAETLEVVDSKYKELAGAFLVMSIVGGAVVPAVQGLVSDFVGSMQLAFLVSTACFVYVGVHFYGEIKVKQAATKAEPIEA from the coding sequence ATGGAAAAGACAGCTTTGATTCAACAACCTGATGGTTATTTAAATAAAACACCTATTTTCCAATTTATCTTATTGTCATTACTTTTTTCTTTATGGGCTGTAGCAGCCAGTTTGAACGATATTTTAATCACTCAATTCAAATACATATTTGACTTAAGTGATTTTGCAACCGCTTTTGTCCAAAGTGCATTTTATGGAGGATACTTTGTAGTCGCCATCCCGGCTTCAGTGGTCATAAAAAAACTGAATTATAAATTTGCTATTATTACAGGGTTGGTCTTTTATATCATTGGCTGTTCGTTGTTTTTCCCAGCTTCTCATATGGCAACGTACTCAATGTTTCTGGTAGCTCTTTTTGCAGTAGCTATTGGACTTAGTTTTTTGGAAACCGCAGCGAATACTTACAGTTCTATGATTGGTCCAAAAGAACAATCGACTTTGCGATTGAACATCAGTCAAACTTTTTACCCGGTTGGAGCTATTTCAGGTATTTTGCTAGGGAAATACCTAGTTTTTCAAGAAGGCGCGAGTCTTGAAAAACAGATGGCATTATTATCTCCCGCAGAAGCCCATGTCTTTGGATTAGAAATGCTTCAGCATACCTTGGAACCCTACAAATACATGATCATGATTTTGATTGCGGTATTGATTTTGTTTGCCGTAACGAAGTTTCCGACATGTAAACCTGAGGTGGAAAAGGAAGATACAGCAGCAGAAAACCCTGGAATTCTAGATACATTCCGTTATTTGCTTGGCAATAAACGGTTTAAAAAAGGAATCTTAGCTCAATTTTTATATATCGGAATGCAGACAGCCGTGTGGTCATTCACGATCAGATTAGCGTTGCACCTTAACCCCGACTACAATGAGCGGACAGCTTCAAACTTTATGATATTTGGTTTTATCGCTTTCTTTATTGGGAAATTTATTGCTAACTTCTTAATGGCTCGCTTTTCTTCTTCAAAAGTTGTTTTTGCCTATTCAGTTATTGGTTCGATTTTATTGACCTATGTAGCGCTCGTCCCAAATATGTCTGCAGTATATGTGGCTGTGGTGGTCAGCTTACTGTTCGGTCCATGCTGGCCTACGATTTATGCTGAAACCCTGGAAGTGGTTGACAGCAAATACAAAGAACTTGCCGGTGCCTTCCTAGTGATGTCAATTGTAGGTGGAGCAGTTGTACCTGCTGTCCAAGGATTGGTATCTGATTTTGTAGGCTCTATGCAACTGGCTTTCCTCGTTTCAACGGCCTGTTTTGTATATGTGGGGGTTCATTTTTATGGAGAAATAAAAGTGAAACAAGCAGCAACAAAAGCTGAACCAATCGAAGCGTAA
- a CDS encoding SDR family NAD(P)-dependent oxidoreductase, producing the protein MGRLENKVAIITGAANGMGAATASMFAKEGAKVVLTDLQEEKMQELVSVIKEKGGEAIAVKHNVASGADWDRVRDETLKAFGKIDVLINNAGITGDYTKSAELTDEEEWQKVIDINLKSVYLGVNRVIPIMKENGGGSIVNISSIAGLVGSGGPFSYTASKGGVRLLTKNVAFNYGPDHIRCNSIHPGTIKTPMSAPSLSIPAILDRMLQGIPLKYVGEADDIAYACVYLASDESNYVTGAELAVDGGYSAQ; encoded by the coding sequence ATGGGACGTTTAGAAAACAAAGTAGCAATCATTACTGGGGCAGCTAATGGAATGGGAGCAGCTACAGCCAGCATGTTTGCCAAAGAAGGAGCAAAAGTCGTACTGACAGACCTTCAAGAAGAAAAGATGCAAGAGCTGGTTTCCGTTATCAAAGAAAAAGGCGGAGAAGCGATTGCGGTCAAACACAATGTTGCTTCTGGAGCAGATTGGGATCGTGTCAGAGATGAAACCCTGAAAGCTTTTGGAAAGATTGATGTTTTGATCAACAACGCTGGTATTACCGGAGACTATACTAAGTCAGCTGAATTGACGGATGAAGAAGAATGGCAAAAAGTGATCGACATCAACTTGAAAAGCGTGTACTTAGGCGTTAATCGAGTGATTCCGATTATGAAAGAAAACGGCGGCGGATCAATCGTAAATATTTCTTCGATTGCTGGACTAGTTGGTTCTGGCGGACCATTTTCTTATACAGCTTCAAAAGGCGGCGTTCGTTTGCTTACCAAAAATGTGGCATTCAATTATGGACCGGATCATATTCGCTGCAACTCGATTCACCCTGGAACCATTAAGACACCGATGTCTGCACCTTCCTTATCGATACCAGCTATTCTGGACAGAATGCTTCAAGGAATTCCGTTGAAGTATGTAGGCGAAGCTGATGACATCGCTTATGCGTGTGTGTATTTGGCTTCAGATGAATCCAATTATGTAACAGGTGCCGAGTTGGCAGTCGACGGCGGGTACAGCGCACAATAA
- a CDS encoding AEC family transporter, with amino-acid sequence MGSILIQAVSFLLVILVAYLFNKGGILKEQDGHVLSKIIVRITLPAAIIMGFNGASVNETFFLMIFLGLFSNILLVVLGEFLWRNKSAVDQSMLMFGISGYNIGNFTMPFVQGFFPTAVPFLGSFDMGNSLMLSGGTAVPVDKMTGQSKEAFSIVRTAQKLLSSPPFTTYLIMLALALSGFILPASVRSVVQLFSNVNAFLSMFMIGLYLELQIDRSSLTTVAKVLGIRYGFGAILAAAFYFLLPLPQIVRTILVLLAFAPFGSLSTINAIIYGSKSSLVGFLSSASILISLLLMTSILILLL; translated from the coding sequence ATGGGGTCGATTTTAATTCAAGCCGTTAGTTTTTTATTGGTCATACTTGTAGCCTATTTATTCAATAAGGGAGGAATTTTAAAAGAACAAGATGGGCACGTCCTTTCAAAAATCATTGTCCGTATCACTTTACCAGCAGCTATTATTATGGGATTTAATGGTGCGTCCGTAAACGAAACTTTTTTCTTGATGATTTTCTTGGGATTGTTCAGCAATATTCTGTTAGTTGTTCTAGGCGAATTTTTGTGGCGCAACAAATCGGCTGTTGATCAGTCAATGCTGATGTTTGGGATTTCAGGGTACAATATTGGAAATTTCACCATGCCGTTTGTCCAAGGATTCTTTCCGACTGCTGTTCCTTTTTTAGGCAGTTTTGATATGGGGAATTCTTTGATGCTGTCTGGCGGAACAGCTGTACCTGTTGATAAAATGACTGGACAAAGCAAAGAAGCTTTCTCTATCGTTCGAACAGCGCAAAAACTGCTTTCTTCTCCACCATTTACCACTTATCTTATTATGTTGGCACTAGCTCTTTCAGGATTTATCTTGCCAGCTTCCGTGAGGAGTGTTGTTCAACTTTTTTCAAATGTGAATGCTTTTCTATCGATGTTTATGATTGGTCTGTATTTAGAATTACAAATCGACCGTTCTTCTTTAACTACTGTAGCCAAGGTTTTAGGTATCCGTTATGGTTTTGGTGCTATTTTAGCTGCTGCTTTTTATTTCTTACTGCCGCTGCCTCAAATCGTTCGTACCATTTTAGTTCTATTAGCCTTTGCCCCTTTTGGCAGTCTTTCAACAATCAACGCTATTATCTACGGCAGCAAATCTTCACTTGTCGGGTTCCTTTCTTCTGCCAGCATCCTTATTTCACTGTTGTTAATGACCAGCATTTTAATCTTACTGCTGTAA
- a CDS encoding DUF2969 family protein has translation MSKNSKKIQVEVKETAKNKDGFVELELYVNEEKIGMIQQETGSPVTVISNSGTESKARSVDEGINQLIMDYNLHTI, from the coding sequence ATGTCAAAAAACAGTAAGAAAATCCAAGTAGAAGTAAAGGAAACAGCAAAAAATAAAGACGGTTTTGTTGAATTAGAATTGTACGTCAATGAAGAAAAAATTGGAATGATCCAACAAGAAACTGGAAGTCCAGTGACCGTCATTTCAAATTCAGGAACGGAATCAAAAGCTAGATCTGTAGATGAAGGCATCAACCAATTGATCATGGATTATAATTTACACACTATTTAA
- the rbsK gene encoding ribokinase codes for MDIAVIGSNMVDLITYIDRMPNEGETLEAPSFEMGHGGKGANQAVAAAKLKSDVMMVTKVGDDLFADDTIKNLAAHGINTDFTQKVAGVPSGVAPIFVDTESNNRILIIKGANQYLSPEDVDQAAEQLKSVSLIVLQLEIPLPTVYRAIEFGQQHNIPVILNPAPASHELDFDYVCKCDFFIPNGPELEILTGMPVETDEEVYEAASTLIEKGVKNVIVTLGSRGIIWMTKEQTHRVESHKVAAVDTSGAGDAFIGCFAHYYVQTGDVLESIKMANAFAALSVTKRGTQASYPDMEQLRQFTESRKVTQ; via the coding sequence ATGGATATAGCAGTTATCGGTTCGAATATGGTAGATCTTATTACTTATATTGATAGAATGCCGAATGAAGGCGAAACACTAGAAGCCCCTAGTTTTGAGATGGGCCATGGAGGAAAAGGAGCCAATCAAGCGGTGGCGGCAGCAAAATTAAAGTCAGACGTTATGATGGTGACAAAAGTCGGCGATGACCTTTTTGCGGATGATACGATAAAAAATTTAGCAGCTCATGGCATCAATACTGACTTTACTCAAAAAGTAGCTGGAGTGCCTAGCGGTGTTGCGCCCATTTTTGTCGACACTGAATCAAATAACCGGATTTTGATTATAAAAGGAGCCAACCAATACCTTTCGCCAGAAGATGTGGATCAAGCGGCAGAACAATTAAAATCCGTTTCTTTAATTGTATTGCAGTTGGAAATCCCTTTGCCGACTGTTTATCGGGCGATAGAATTTGGTCAGCAGCACAATATACCCGTTATTCTTAATCCAGCTCCGGCTTCACATGAATTAGATTTCGATTATGTTTGTAAGTGTGATTTTTTCATACCAAACGGGCCCGAGTTAGAAATATTAACCGGAATGCCTGTGGAAACAGATGAAGAAGTTTACGAAGCAGCTTCAACGTTGATCGAGAAAGGCGTAAAAAATGTTATTGTGACTTTGGGAAGCAGAGGAATCATCTGGATGACTAAGGAACAAACTCACCGAGTAGAGTCTCACAAAGTAGCAGCCGTTGATACTTCAGGAGCGGGAGATGCGTTTATTGGGTGTTTCGCCCATTATTATGTGCAAACCGGAGATGTGCTTGAATCAATCAAAATGGCCAATGCTTTTGCGGCACTTAGTGTAACAAAAAGAGGAACACAAGCTTCTTATCCTGATATGGAGCAGTTAAGACAGTTTACCGAGTCGCGTAAAGTGACCCAGTAA
- a CDS encoding aldose 1-epimerase family protein yields MMGTIELQRDFFKENRKVFFENNEFTVTLFRYSTNVEAIEVTNSRGKMVVLPYLGQIIWDLSFDEIDLKMKNMFSEPKNVTEIVDTYGCFSFHSGLIRNGCPGPEDDHTLHGEMPCADMDKAWLEITGESIKIGGAKEYTKGFGHHYLAKPSVTMQAKTTFIEIGMDVKNLAGTEMPLQYMCHMNYAYLEDALMQQNIPDEAFKLRESIPGHVHPTKKWLEYTEELKSGEQQLSTLTKPEMYDPEIVFFADQLRQYQKEAEFEMLSPNGVTFFTKFSTEEFNYATRWLLYNEDQQVGAFVLPGTCRSEGFLAAKEAGSLIMLAAGEEKSFKVITGKK; encoded by the coding sequence ATGATGGGAACAATTGAACTTCAACGAGATTTTTTTAAAGAAAACAGGAAAGTATTTTTTGAAAATAATGAATTTACGGTAACGTTGTTTCGCTACTCAACAAATGTAGAAGCTATTGAGGTAACAAATTCACGTGGTAAAATGGTTGTTCTTCCTTATTTAGGACAAATCATCTGGGATTTGTCTTTTGATGAGATAGATTTGAAAATGAAAAACATGTTTTCGGAACCTAAGAACGTGACGGAAATCGTGGATACGTATGGCTGTTTTTCCTTTCATTCCGGTTTGATTCGTAATGGCTGCCCAGGTCCAGAAGACGATCATACCTTACATGGCGAAATGCCTTGTGCCGATATGGATAAAGCTTGGTTAGAAATTACAGGTGAGAGCATAAAAATTGGCGGTGCTAAAGAGTATACTAAAGGATTTGGCCACCATTATTTGGCAAAACCAAGTGTGACGATGCAAGCAAAAACTACATTTATTGAAATCGGCATGGACGTCAAAAATTTGGCAGGAACTGAAATGCCGTTACAGTATATGTGCCATATGAATTATGCTTATTTAGAGGATGCGCTTATGCAGCAAAACATTCCTGACGAAGCTTTCAAATTAAGAGAATCCATTCCCGGACATGTCCATCCTACTAAAAAATGGTTGGAATATACGGAAGAATTAAAGAGTGGAGAACAACAGTTAAGCACGTTAACGAAGCCGGAAATGTATGATCCGGAAATTGTTTTCTTTGCAGACCAGTTGAGACAGTATCAAAAAGAAGCGGAATTTGAGATGCTGTCGCCAAATGGGGTAACTTTCTTCACAAAATTCTCTACTGAAGAATTCAATTACGCTACGCGCTGGTTGCTGTATAATGAAGATCAACAGGTAGGAGCTTTTGTGTTACCGGGCACTTGCCGTTCTGAAGGATTTTTAGCAGCTAAAGAGGCAGGCAGTTTGATCATGCTGGCCGCTGGAGAAGAAAAATCGTTTAAAGTGATAACAGGTAAGAAATAG